The sequence CGGCTGCTGCTGCGAAAGGGAAGGGTAGTGGTAGTTTACAAAACTTCGTGCAGCAGACTTCCCAGGGCTCGGCAGAATCCCAAGGGGGGAGCTCTTCAAGCATGTCGGAATTGGAGAGCAAGCCTCTTCAAGGTACTGCATTTTGATTCTCTCTTTCGCGGATTTTGATTGAACTGAGTTTGCTTCTACTACATTTATTCGTTAGGTATTATATATATGTTGCTGTAAAGATCTCACGTTCCTTCTTTTATTGTATGGTAGTTTTGGGAATTGGGTGTTTGCTTCATTGGAATGGTGACTCAAATTTCACATTCCCCTCTATTGATTTGTGATTATATGTCTTCTATGTCTATTAACTGTTATAGtttcttctccatgtcctcacTTGACAACCCAGTTAAATTACTGGCATTTTCTTTTCAGGTTTTCCTTAGGGCACGGTTGACATGAATTCACATGAATTCTGGTCTCTGTTCATTGTTTCATATCACTACTTTCAGTTTTATTGGTGTGTGTACTTCTATCATCAGCATCGTTGTTCTTAATCCATGTTGTAATTTGATTTATGTGTCGTTTCTTATACTTTCTCGGTTAAAGATTAGGGGATTCTGTTGTATGCTTCTTCATTGCTGTATGAAGTCTAGGTGTTTTCTTCTATCTTGAACAGAAAGCATATAAGTCTAGATTTTATATACTATGGTTATACATGATTAGGTTCAGAAGATCTCCATTTTCCACTTCTTACATGGGGTGCCTAATTACTGTATGAAGTCTAGGTGTTTTCTTCTATGTTGAACAGAAAGCATTCAAGTCTAGATTTTATACACTATGGTTATACATGATTAGTTTCAGAAGATCTCTATTTTCCACTTCTTACATGGGATGCCTAAAATGGTAGGCCTACAGGAAGTATAAGGAAGGAGGATGTTATATTTACGGGTGCAACTTGGGTGGGTTAATCCAACCCAATCCCACATTTGGGCGCACTTgaacaatcattttcaatactaGGGTTCGGTTTGGGTTAGATTTTTTAGGCCTTGAGCTGAACTTGGATTGGGCTTGGGCCAAGATTTGGACAACCCAAATCTAACTCAAATCTGATTTAACATTTATATAATgtttataatgtatattattttatataataatattcattttcatattagatttaaaagaaaatatatatcaaattatatcatattaaatatttttatttttattttttaaatcgacatataaatttatttttattttttgttgctaTATTGAAATTTTGTCGAATCAaccatttaaattttcatataaatatatagaaaaaagttttttaaaaaacattatagatGGATTTTGATTATGCAACCCAATCAACCTAAACAACCTGAGTTTAACTTGACCAATCTAAACTCAACTTGAGCTTAAAGAAATAAGGTTGGGTTGAGTACTTCATTAGAGTTGAAGTTAAGTTGTGCTCAaattgattatttcttaatttgggTTAGGTTTGAATTAGACATCAACTCGACGGACCGGCCAAGTTGCAACCTTAGCTGTATTCATTGAAAAGatgataatttgataaattctAGGATAGAACAACAGTTGGAGAACTTTTTTACTGATGCTGTGCTAACTTTTTGAAGAATTGGCATAATTGTGATTAAAAAATCTATAGCATGTAACTAAAAAAAGCTGGCCTGGagcttgaaaaaataaataaattatgattggTAAAAGACTAACTTCCAGAACAGGTAATGTGGTGGAGCATATTAGATAAACACTGTAAGGATTATAGTCTAAATAAGAAGATTGAAGTTAAACCTGTAAATTCCCGAGAGGCCACGTGTTGCATCAATAATAGTGtgattgaaatatatatatatacatatagaatAGTGGATTCTCTCTGTTACTTGTATAAATACGTTTACTCTTTCATCCATTTAGTTGAACCACCAGAATCTTTTCCAGATGCTCCTGTTCCTCAACTAACTTATGTTAGCCTgctgaaaatttttgcattaatATGTATTTAACAGTATTTGGAAGCCAGCTTGCATTAAATTACACACACCATGTAGTTTTTGctattttcttttgcttgttTTGGCCTTCTGCTCACACAAGCTTTCCAGTTCTCAAGACTTTTTCAATGGTTAATTTCCCTTGTTTATCATCCCTGGAACTATTCCTAATTTGCAGACTTTAAATAGTTCCACGTATCTTAATTGTTTACCTGTTAAAACATTCCTTATGTGCTATTCATGGAAGACCTGGTGCCTGTTGTATGGTCTTCCTGGAAAGTAGCAATTAATCAGCTGAATTCAGATCCCAAGTTGGTGCCCCTATTGCGGCGATAGGAATGAGAAATATTTTGGCCAAAAGTTGGAAAGTTTAGCTGCCTTGTTTTGTGGTGAATTGATTCAgctgaaaatttggaaaaaaaatatatttaaggaAATTGGGAAGGCCAGTCACCCTGGGTGAATATGTAAAACCATTGGGTTTCCATACGTTTCCAATGAAAAATAGTATGTTTttgtaagatttttttatttttctataaattagaAACTATGATATTAAATGTTGAATTTGGAGACGTAGAAGGGTGTTCTTCCCCCTCGATATGGTCAAACACCATCATCCCCATTTCTTTATATGGTGATCTAGAAATATTCCCTACCCTTCTCTAATATATTTaactcactctctctctctctctctctctctatatatatatatatatatatatccttttctttctttggtggtgggttgggggggggggggcgctTGCTAGGAGTAGCGGGTTTGTGTATTGCATAGTGATGAGTTAAAACCATATGAAATATTCTATACttgattcttttattattatttcctgtGGCAATTgcattcaaatttcaaaacaaatatttcaagttccaaCACCCTTACTGAACAAAAAACTTCCCCATATATGGGAAGGAAAAAAGCAAACCTGTCTAAACCATGTGTTAAAACGAACTTCCATGAACCCACACCAGTTCTGCAGGCTACAAGAACAACCAGAACATTAATGAGTCTTGCATGCTTAATATCTTTTTTGATTCATGTTTTGTACTGGTGCATCTTAGTTGCTTCATGTTTTGACTGCTcgatactaaaaaaatattagtatcATGAACTAGATTAAGGTATTAAGCCTAGGGCATGAAGTGGAGAATGAGTCATGTTTGTAATGGGCATTGCAAGGGCCCAAAGTGCTTTGTATGTTCTTTCTTTTGCTGTTAGCATTGTGCCCCGTTTGGAGCTGAACTACTACTATATTCAACGTGTTAAATTTTGGCCTTGTCTAAGGCATATATGGGAGCAAATTAGACGGCTCATTTTAACTATATGAAATAGGTGTTTTTGGGCAAATTAATCGGAATCACTAAATTAGAGCTTGTGGGGTTGGAGAAGAAAACACAAGGGTCTGGGTTTAGCCACCTTCTCACTTTCTTCTCTCTGAAAGTGGGACTGTAACTACCGATTTGATCTTGAATCACAGCCTGTACAAATCTGAAGAACATTCTTGACATTTTTGTGGGCAGGAAAGAAATATACAAGTTACTCCTTGTTCTTGTATAATTCCTTGCCATAGAACCTCCAGTCAGATTTCTGCAGAACCTCTGGTACACTTTCCTTCTGTTGTTTGGTGGGTCACTTCACGGTGGCTTGCGGCTTTTGCTTCACTGTGGGCATTCCACAATAATTTATCGCATTGTGGTTGCTTGTCTCcatctttttatatttcttttttctttattttgctttatttgttttatttgtgaaaattctCTCTATATTTCTCATGGAGATTGGCAGGCATTGCTTCTCAGCATGTAGCTTCTAGGCTGGCAGACTGGTGCATGTATGCGTGCTCTGTAGCCTCTGTGGCATGATTTACCATGGAGTTAATCTCCGCATTTCTTTACAATTATGTTGTAGCAGGAATGAGAAGGCATGAGATATTCCTGAGGCTTGAGGGTTTCACCAAAACCTTACAATTGTGAGACCTGATTACCATACAATTGGTTTGGCATCATTCTTAGAGGTGATTTCCTGGAAATAAAGTTTGGAATGAAGGACTGGATATCGTGTATTTCCACAGAGAAGATACCAAATTTGGATGAAATTAAGATATCTACTTATTTCCGGTATATATGTTGGGCAATGGATTTAGGCATAAAAGATCTATGACTATGTAATATAAATCAGCGGACTGGATTGCGTTATAACtgaatttgatttgataatttttgtaaTCATTTTGAATCTGGATACTTATCTGAACCAGATAGCTAATGACAAACCAAAATGAAAACAGCTAGTTTCTTTAGTTTAAACCCGCTATTTTGCTTAATAGTTTTTCGTTTACACCACAGGGTACAGCAGCTGTGGCGAAGCGAGAAGCCTTGCTTGCAATCAGTCATTGGAAGAGCAAAGCATTCAGGAGGCCTCAGGTTCTTCCAGGACAAAGCCAAATGAAGGTACAGGCAGAACTTCTGGAGCTGAGATGGAGAATCCATCTAGGAATCCTGGTTTATCAGAAAATAGAGGGAGGGGAAGTGGGATGAATTTTATGGGGGATATGCCTTGTGTTTTTACAAGGGGAGACGGTCCAAATGGAAGAAGAATAGAAGGAATTCTATATAAGTATGGAAAGGGGGAGGAGGTGAGAATAATGTGTGTATGCCATGGTAGCTTTCTGTCCCCAGCAGAGTTTGTGAAGCATGCTGGTGGGGGTGATGTTGCCCACCCACTTAGGCATATAGTTGTAAACCCCTCCTCTGCTTCCTTCTTATAATGCTGGTTTCCAAATATCATCATCCCTTCAAAGGCTGggaggttaaaaaaaaaaggaaaaaaaatgagggggAAAAAGCAAAAGTGAATATTCATAAACAACTATagcttcttttatttatttattcctccTTTTCTCTTGATAGGTAACTTCTTATGTTTTGAGTCAACTGCTTCTGATGGTGAAAGGAAAAGATTTCAACTGTACTTTTTGAAGGTTATGTTCATTGttcttgtttcattttattttatttttgttgtagaGCATGATGTGCATTATGAATCCAGATCCTAGTATTGGAGTCTCATTTAGAAGAAGgtcattaattcaaattttattgtacatgtttatttcattaattaattgagCTAGAGCTAGAATTGTTTGCCTTTTCACATGTGGGTATAAAATTGCACATGAAAAGAGTGTTTGAGAGTATGATATAAATGTTTGGGTTGTTGTATGGGGACTTTGGAGATGTAAAGCTCTTCTTCTATCTTCTATGAGGTCATTACTTTgctaataatgaaaatatctttatttgaAATGGGTCATTTAATTGCCATCCTCTTGTTTAAAGTTTGctcctcattttctctttttatttttattatttatttatttatttttaccttgtCAACAAATTGATAgtttaatataatatcaaaCATTACTCAACCATAACTTAAAGTACTAAGAGTAAATTAGAGAAAGTAGATGCAACCCTAAATGTGCTCTTCAACAAACCTGGGTTACAGATTGTCACAGGTCACAGGTGGGGTTCTGTCATTTAAATttcagataaaaaaataaaaaaaaaggtttatcaTTGATTAcgaataaaataatacataatatGCATATACTAAACtaatgtttttagataatatatgtataagtaAATTAGTATTTAGTAGTATAATTGGTCAATATACCAGTAACAAATTACTTCAAAGAGTACCGgatattaattaatatgaagAACTTAGGTTAGGGGAAACCACAAATGACCACTTCCATGATTCCATCCAACCCCCAAGTTTTTATGGGGGAAGTCCACCAAAAAGGAGAAGCCCACCAAAAAGGAGAAGCATTAAGCAAGCGTTTGAGTCATGAGTTCTAAAAATGGTGGAATTATAAAAGCAATTGACTTGACCCCTTCAAACTTTCAAAGATgggcaaatgaagaatgaagaaAGGGTCTACATCTCCTCACATCCTCTCACATTTATTTTgccatgtttgattttttattttttatttctttctaagATCATGTTTGATGGTGATTTTAAGAAGattgaaaccattttttttaattgaaaagtatttgtaaaaataaatatttattattacaatttaaaaatgattttttgatttACATTCAATTACTAACTTAGTTTATATACCAACATTTATGAAATGTCTGTATACAATATTGTTAATGTTTTAATgtgactaatttttttttcttcaactatTGTGCATTAAAATGGGAAGATATAGAATGGagtttcaatttccaatttttatcaatgaatatatttatattatgtacGTAATTAATGTCTTTTAAAATACCTTCTAAAGTTTGGTAACATAgtataattaacatttttatacttcttaccttttcttttcttttttcttttttctttttttttttcaatttctcataAATTCTTGATCCTATTTTTTTGGTATGTGAATCTTATTTCTACATACCTTCATTCGCCAGTCCAAAATTAGTCGCACTTAAAATGATCCAGATTAGAACTTTggtattgcacaaattaaataCGCGATAGCATTTTCCTATTCTCACATGAACCACAGACCCACCACTATGGAGATATTAATATTGGTGAATGAGGCCACAGCTATACTAGAATGGCTCCATATTTGTCTAATACCCACACCCTCTTTCAAGAAAACACAGAGCAGGAAACAAGAAGCTGAGGACAACCTTACAAAAGCAAGCTATGGACAGTAAGCAGTACAAGAACACAACAAAGGAAAAGGGTAGGATGTTCAACACAGCTGACTCCTCCAATCAAACTAACAAGACTACCACATGAtctgaaaaatagtttgtaCCTGAGAGAGTGACCCATGGATGAAAGTAAACCTGCATTTAGTCATCGTCTATATCTGCAGCTCTGAGAATATCACAAGATAAGCTATTAACAATTTCATGGTCTGATCAGATTTTCAGTTTTGTCCAGAAGAGGCCCATATCAGAACCATCAAGAAATGGATCATTACTTTTGGGAAAATATCCATCCACAAACCCCACATAAAGTTTGGTAGTGAATTCCTCAAAAGAGAGTTTGTGAATGAACAGAGACGTGAATAAAATTGTTCTGTTGCATTCTCAAGGGCATACATGTGACAATGCTGCATTACTGCAAAATGGCAAGGACAACTAGGTTGCCACACAGCAATCTCAGGGAAATTGTGTTACTTCTACGTTCAAACCTTATCTTCATTGGTTAGACATCATAGTACTGGTGATTCTCTGAATGCTTTGATCTATATTTGAGATGCAAAATGAACAGAGGTACATGTACAATGAAAGGAGGTTCTGAAAATTGCTCAGCACTGAGGATGAATATCATCTGCATTCTTCTGCAGATTCATCCATAAGTTGTCCTGATGCAAGAACAGAAAATGGTGGATGGCATATTATTATGGAAACTGCAACCAATATGGCATCTATGCAACTTACAGATCTTTTCTATTGCTAGTTTGAGGGCGGCTGCAGTTGTTTCAACCGTTGCACTACCCGCTTCATGGTTGGCCTGATGGAGAATGACTCAACAGTGCACATAACAGCCAAATGAAGTACATCTACCAGGTTATCATGAGGACCTGAATCCCATAGCCTTTCATTGAAAACATCCTTCGCCTGACCCTGCCGCAATAGCATGCATGCCCATGAAACAATGTTGAAGCCATTTGCatgtgaagaaaatgaagggtCCAATGCTTTCTTATCTGAAATCAGCTCAAGGAGCACTACACCATAGCTGTAAACATCAGCCTTCTCGGACACACGACAAGTCATAGCATATTCTGGAGCTACATACCCAAATGTTCCTGCCACACCAGTTGTTGCATGTGTTTCAGAAGTCCCCAATAGCCTAGATAATCCAAAGTCTGACAAATAAGCATTAAAGTCATTATCCAACAAGATATTACTAGGCTTGACATCACGGTGGAGGACCCGTGGACTACATTGGTCATGCAGATATGCAAGTGCACTGGCTATATGCAAAGCAATCTTGTGAAGAATCTTCCAATTAACAGCTGTTGCAGATCTTTCCTggataaaattttccaaattacCACCAGGCAAATAATTGTATATCAGGAACATCTCTGTTTTACTAGCATGGTAACCTATTAAAGTTACGAGATTTGGGTGTCGAATCCTTCCAAGGGTTTTAACCTCTGCATGAAACTGCTGAACACCTTGAGTGAACCTCCCAACAGCCAGTCTCTTCACAGCCACTAGGGCTCCTGGTGAAATCTCAGCCTTATAAGTGGCGCCAAAACCTCCATTCCCAATGCAGTTGCTGGCGTTGAAATTCCCAGTTGCCCAAGCTATATTCTCAAATGTCAATGGAACACCAATATCAGTGAAAACTGTAATTTCCCTTGTCTCAGAACCCTGAACCCGGGACTTGGGGATCCATTTTCTCGTGTAAAAGAAGAGAACGAGCAAAGCCACAAGAACAGAAAAAATAGCAGATGCAGAAATTATGGATGCAATCTCAATAGAACTGAgcccatcatcatcatcttcagaAGAACTTTGTAATGGAGTGGCTGAACTCCCATTGCTCTTTGAATGATCCAAAGACTGCTCAGCTAGGAAATGCCTGTGGCCAGAATGATGAGAAGGACTTCCAAGCATCACATTGTTGTCCAACTGTGATCGTCCAGACAAGTCATTAAAGGATGCATTAAATGCAGAGAGTGATTTCACTTGAGTCAAATCAGAGAGAATCGGTCCCGAGAGTTCATTGTTGTTGAGCAGAAGAACAGTTAGGTTTCTCAACTCTACAAGACCTTGTGGAATCTCACCAGACAGAGAGTTTGAAGAAAGTTCTAACACCTCAAGAGAGCGTACATGTTTGAAACTAGAAGGGATGCCACCAGTAAGGTTGTTACCAGCCAAAGACAGATACTTAAGATACTTCAGCTGGCCAAGCTCCACAGGAATCTGACCTTGCAATTTGTTCCCACTCAAATCAAGAACAATGAGAGATTGCAAATCTCCAAGACCTCGAGGTATTGAACCGGAAATCTGGTTCTTAGAGACATCCAAAAACTTAAGAGATCTGCACATTGTACCAGTCTCTAACACACCAGATATCCTGTTGTCGCTGACATTAACGAGCAATCCATTCAATCTGTTGCATTGTCCAAAGAAGTTTCCAGGAAAAGATCCAAAGAGTCTATTCCCACCAGCAAGAAACGCGTATTCAGTCTGCTTCCTCAATCTTTGCAGTGAAATATGTTGCAATGGTATCTGACCAGTGAACTGATTCTGACCAAAATTATGGATCACAGCAAGACTAGCATCAGAAAATGGTAAAGAGGTTTCAAAACGAGTCTTATCTGTGAAAAATGATAAGTACCCCAAGGATGGGTTGTACCGCTCCATGAAACTTAACTTCCATGAGGCCATGTGGAGGCAGTCATGGTGATTAAAATAGGGGATGGGACCTGACATGAAGTTCCCACTAACATCAAAGACGTTCATGCATGGAACAGGAAGTTTCTCATCAAGCTCGCCAGTCAGCCTGTTTGAACTCAAATCCAGAAAATGTAGGTTCTTACAGCTGGCAAACACTCCAGTGATTGCCCCTGTGAAATGGTTTTGGGCCAAGCTTACCATTTCCAAGCTGCTGCAAGTGCCCCAATTGCTGGGAAACTTGCCTTCAAGTGTTGCCCTAGGCGCCCACAGTAGTCTTAGCTTTGGAAGGGTTGTAATTTCCATAGGAATGGAACCTTGGAAATGATTTTTATCATCAGCGGTATCACTTACCAGCTTTCCACGTAGACTCCTATCAGTTGGAAGTGGATCAAACAGATTCGTAAGGACAAGAATTGACAGCTCAACACAATCTCCAAGCTCAGAAGGGATGGGACCACTAAGACTGTTTCTCGACAAATCTAGAACCTCAAGCTTCCGCAGATGACCGAGCTCACGAGGAATGACATCATCAAACTTATTTGAGAACAACAAAAGTGTTCGTAACCGTCTACAATTCCCCAAGCTCTGTGGAATAACACCAACTAGGAAATTACCTGACAAATCAATATGCTCAAGATTCCAACAATTATTTCCAATCTCAACCGGAACTGTTCCAATCATTCCATTGTGAGACAAATAAAGCCCCTGTAACTTGGGAAAACTACCAATAAACCCTGGAATTCTTCCGTTCACTTCATTCCCAGCTAAATTCAAAATCCGCAAATTAACACAATTTGACAGTGAAAACGGAATCTCCCCAGCAATTATATTAAATCCAAGGTTTAACACCTGCAATTTCCTCAAACCAGAGAATTCGCCAGGCAAATTTCCGGTAAATGCATTGCCCTCAAGATCAAGTACCTCTAACTTTTCTAAACCCCATATTTCATTAGGAATTTCACCACTAAATTCATGAAAAGGAAGCGAAAAAATCCTAAGTTCAGTGAGTTTCGAGACCACCGGAGACAGTTCTCCGACCAACCTCCCACTCCCATTAAAACAATCCCTTCTGATTCCAAAACCATGAAACGGAAACTGCGAAAACTTTGAACAAGAAAAAGCTCCAGACTTACCTCCGCCGCCAGTGATTTTCAACGAAGAAACCCTAGAATTGGAGTCGCAGGAGATGCCGGCCCAAGAACAGTGATCCAAGTTCTCTGAGCTCCAGCTGGACAGAACCCCATACGGATCAGACACTGAGCTCTTGAATTCGAGAAGAATCTCCCTCTCGGAAACTACTTCCCCCGAAAACACCCTTCCATAAACCGAAAGAAAAACGCAGAAGAGAAACAACAGATCCAACCAAGCTAGGGTTTTACAAAAGCCACAATCCCATCTCATTTTGCCTGAAAACCCTCCAAAAAAACCTCTTAACTCACCTAACAAACCCCAAATCCCCTCCtccagaagaagaaaaacctgtAGCTTTCAAAAAGACGCGTTTTGATTAGGGTTTTTCCTCTTCATAGGCTGAGAAGAAGCGAGGAAGAAGCAGCAGCCTTCGGGGTTAGAGTCGTGCGTTTTTTGAGTAGAagtgtagttttttttatttttggcctCTCTACAACGTGTGGGGTCCACGTGGACTTTGCCGGTGACATGGTGGTCCGCGTGCCGGTCAATAAATGAATGGGTCCGTCAACGACAGACACCTCCCCATCACACCTACCGGATAATGGCTGTCATCCGGTCATCTCTGCATGCATAGATCCGTTACTTTTCTCACATGTGAGCATAGAGCTTGCCACGTTTTCAAATTGGTTTTTGCTTTGCTTTGTATTTCATTacttttgtattttatggtaTTTGTTTTTACCTAATTCCATATTTCATTCTACATTTAAGTGGTTTGGCAGATTAATATTATGGATTTATTTAAGTCATTTAATTTGGGTGCTttctaaagttattttaaataatttttagtaaattaGGTGGCAAATTCTGTGATTTAAGGAAATTTctctctaaaattaaaatttccatatATAGATGggtagtttattttattttaaaaagttattttttttaaaaaaaaatcttaatactTTTATGACTTAAATGGAGCTTAAATCAAATTCATCATAAAATCTACttggaaattagattttaaggagcacccaaatttttatttttgtttttatattttaatgcttataaatgaaaaattgacTACACCCATCAAGATaaggaaaatcaaaatcaaacaaaaaaaagaaaagggaaagtgACTACCCACTTGCCAAGTCATGTGGAAAAGAGGTTTGGAAGTTTTATTTccacaagaaaataaagataaacCCTAGAATACCCCATGTCcacaagaaaataagaataattcatGGCCAAACAGGGATGCAAATATTCAATTCATTCTCACCTTCATGGGGCTTTCTCTCCAATCAGGACAAACGGGGCCTTTTAC is a genomic window of Vitis riparia cultivar Riparia Gloire de Montpellier isolate 1030 chromosome 1, EGFV_Vit.rip_1.0, whole genome shotgun sequence containing:
- the LOC117921414 gene encoding ninja-family protein AFP2-like isoform X1, coding for MEHFGLRMEKNPRDLLQRLMGNSGEQSQYASMVKGEDDPEEIELNLGLSLGGRFGVDKSEKKLMRSSSIAGSIGITRDEDALVTPAVSYSSLMRTSSLPTETQEEWRKRKELQTLRRMEAKRRRSEKQRNKEGCVEDEKRDLDSPIVGFRSNIEKAHHYVAANRSAAAFGFPTWAAAAAAAKGKGSGSLQNFVQQTSQGSAESQGGSSSSMSELESKPLQGYSSCGEARSLACNQSLEEQSIQEASGSSRTKPNEGTGRTSGAEMENPSRNPGLSENRGRGSGMNFMGDMPCVFTRGDGPNGRRIEGILYKYGKGEEVRIMCVCHGSFLSPAEFVKHAGGGDVAHPLRHIVVNPSSASFL
- the LOC117921404 gene encoding LRR receptor-like serine/threonine-protein kinase RPK2, with the translated sequence MRWDCGFCKTLAWLDLLFLFCVFLSVYGRVFSGEVVSEREILLEFKSSVSDPYGVLSSWSSENLDHCSWAGISCDSNSRVSSLKITGGGGKSGAFSCSKFSQFPFHGFGIRRDCFNGSGRLVGELSPVVSKLTELRIFSLPFHEFSGEIPNEIWGLEKLEVLDLEGNAFTGNLPGEFSGLRKLQVLNLGFNIIAGEIPFSLSNCVNLRILNLAGNEVNGRIPGFIGSFPKLQGLYLSHNGMIGTVPVEIGNNCWNLEHIDLSGNFLVGVIPQSLGNCRRLRTLLLFSNKFDDVIPRELGHLRKLEVLDLSRNSLSGPIPSELGDCVELSILVLTNLFDPLPTDRSLRGKLVSDTADDKNHFQGSIPMEITTLPKLRLLWAPRATLEGKFPSNWGTCSSLEMVSLAQNHFTGAITGVFASCKNLHFLDLSSNRLTGELDEKLPVPCMNVFDVSGNFMSGPIPYFNHHDCLHMASWKLSFMERYNPSLGYLSFFTDKTRFETSLPFSDASLAVIHNFGQNQFTGQIPLQHISLQRLRKQTEYAFLAGGNRLFGSFPGNFFGQCNRLNGLLVNVSDNRISGVLETGTMCRSLKFLDVSKNQISGSIPRGLGDLQSLIVLDLSGNKLQGQIPVELGQLKYLKYLSLAGNNLTGGIPSSFKHVRSLEVLELSSNSLSGEIPQGLVELRNLTVLLLNNNELSGPILSDLTQVKSLSAFNASFNDLSGRSQLDNNVMLGSPSHHSGHRHFLAEQSLDHSKSNGSSATPLQSSSEDDDDGLSSIEIASIISASAIFSVLVALLVLFFYTRKWIPKSRVQGSETREITVFTDIGVPLTFENIAWATGNFNASNCIGNGGFGATYKAEISPGALVAVKRLAVGRFTQGVQQFHAEVKTLGRIRHPNLVTLIGYHASKTEMFLIYNYLPGGNLENFIQERSATAVNWKILHKIALHIASALAYLHDQCSPRVLHRDVKPSNILLDNDFNAYLSDFGLSRLLGTSETHATTGVAGTFGYVAPEYAMTCRVSEKADVYSYGVVLLELISDKKALDPSFSSHANGFNIVSWACMLLRQGQAKDVFNERLWDSGPHDNLVDVLHLAVMCTVESFSIRPTMKRVVQRLKQLQPPSN